A region of Mesorhizobium sp. AR02 DNA encodes the following proteins:
- a CDS encoding sarcosine oxidase subunit alpha: MSPRRTDTGGRIDRLKTIRFTFDGVAYTGHAGDTLASALLAKGVTLFGRSFKYHRPRGLLTAGVEEPNALVTVLKGEVREPNIPATMVEIHDGLVAISQNRFPSLAWDIHAVNQLGGKILSAGFYYKTFMGPVVGPLKGTRFWMFCEHFIRRAAGLGSAGSAKDPARYERMNAFCDVLVVGSGPAGLMAAKAAADQGARIMLADLEPRFGGSTHWSDETIDGAPAADWARRTVTQLEGRDNVRLLPRTTVWGYYDNNTLAALERVSDHKEQPAKGEPRHRYWAIRARSVVLATGAFERPLVFPGNDRPGVMLAHAAERYANEFGVLPGERIALFTNNDSAYRAAVALKKAGAAIVAIADVRSELSPEMRKLATEAEAEIFAGHAVVATEGGKALSGIKVQRFDMVTGALSGDERSIHADCLLMSGGWSPTIHLASQAGAKAEWNAARQAFLPPKPTQQWIGAGAFTGSFSTAEAIAEGRAAGLAAAGGTSTPAALPAVEAVPGDPDPAPVFEIRAKGKSFVDFQHDVTAEDVRLAHREGFVSVEHLKRYTTLGMATDQGKSSNVPGLAIMAEALGKPIPEVGTTRFRPPFAPVSIGSLAAERFGDLRPERLTPMHDWHLANGATMYSAGLWYRPMIYGLSGETVEQAYVREAKATRESAGIVDVSTLGKIAVQGPDAAAFLDRVYTNMFSTLAVGKARYGLMLREDGFAFDDGTTWRLGEQDFLMTTTTANAGKVMQHLEYFLDVIWPELKVHVTSMTDEWAGAAIGGPKARQILAACVTGTAVDNATLPFMGIVRGEIAGVPVMICRLSFSGEMAFEVYSGAGHGTHVWEALIEAGKPFGLVTYGLEALGTMRIEKGHVTGAEIDGRTTARDLHLDWMLSKKKPFIGSAMMDREGLIASDRLELVGLIALDNRPLNGGAHIVEELDEANPHGSIGHITACCYSPALGKHIALALVEGGKARHGTRAHVSDPLRNRFGPVEIVSNHFYDPEGTRMHG; the protein is encoded by the coding sequence ATGAGCCCGCGCCGCACCGACACTGGCGGCCGCATCGACCGGCTGAAGACCATCCGCTTCACTTTCGACGGCGTTGCCTATACTGGCCATGCCGGCGACACGCTGGCCTCCGCGCTGCTGGCCAAGGGCGTCACGCTTTTCGGGCGCTCGTTCAAATACCACCGTCCGCGCGGCCTGCTCACCGCCGGAGTCGAGGAGCCGAATGCGCTGGTGACGGTGCTGAAGGGCGAGGTGCGCGAGCCCAACATTCCGGCGACCATGGTCGAGATCCATGACGGGCTGGTCGCCATCAGCCAGAACCGCTTTCCTTCGCTCGCCTGGGACATCCATGCCGTCAACCAGCTCGGCGGCAAGATCCTGTCGGCCGGCTTTTACTACAAGACCTTCATGGGACCGGTGGTCGGCCCGCTGAAGGGCACGCGTTTCTGGATGTTCTGCGAGCATTTCATCCGCCGTGCCGCCGGCCTCGGCAGCGCCGGATCGGCGAAGGACCCTGCCCGCTACGAGCGCATGAACGCCTTTTGCGACGTGCTGGTGGTCGGCTCCGGCCCGGCCGGCCTGATGGCCGCCAAGGCCGCCGCCGATCAGGGCGCACGCATCATGCTGGCCGATCTCGAACCGCGTTTCGGCGGCTCGACCCATTGGTCCGACGAAACCATCGATGGCGCACCGGCCGCCGACTGGGCGCGCCGCACGGTTACCCAACTCGAAGGCCGCGACAATGTCCGGCTTCTGCCGCGCACCACGGTGTGGGGTTATTACGACAACAACACGCTTGCCGCGCTCGAACGGGTCAGCGACCACAAGGAGCAGCCTGCCAAGGGCGAGCCGCGCCATCGCTATTGGGCAATCCGCGCCAGATCCGTGGTGCTGGCCACCGGCGCCTTCGAACGGCCATTGGTTTTCCCGGGCAATGACCGGCCGGGCGTGATGCTGGCGCATGCCGCCGAGCGCTATGCCAATGAGTTCGGCGTGCTGCCGGGCGAGCGGATCGCGCTGTTCACCAACAATGACAGCGCCTACCGCGCGGCTGTCGCCCTGAAGAAGGCAGGCGCCGCGATCGTTGCCATCGCCGACGTCAGGTCCGAACTTTCGCCAGAAATGCGCAAGCTGGCGACGGAAGCCGAGGCCGAGATCTTTGCCGGCCACGCCGTCGTCGCCACCGAGGGCGGCAAGGCGCTCTCCGGCATCAAGGTCCAGCGTTTCGACATGGTCACCGGTGCGCTGAGCGGCGATGAACGAAGCATCCATGCCGACTGCCTGCTGATGTCGGGCGGCTGGTCGCCGACCATCCATCTCGCCAGCCAGGCCGGCGCCAAAGCGGAATGGAATGCCGCGCGACAGGCCTTTTTGCCGCCGAAGCCGACGCAGCAATGGATCGGAGCCGGCGCCTTCACCGGCAGTTTTTCCACCGCCGAGGCGATCGCCGAAGGCCGCGCCGCCGGCTTGGCGGCCGCTGGTGGAACCAGCACGCCGGCGGCATTGCCCGCGGTCGAAGCCGTACCCGGCGACCCCGATCCGGCTCCTGTCTTCGAGATCAGGGCCAAGGGTAAGAGCTTCGTCGACTTCCAGCACGATGTCACGGCGGAGGATGTCCGCCTGGCGCATCGCGAAGGCTTTGTCTCGGTCGAGCATCTGAAGCGCTACACCACGCTTGGCATGGCGACCGACCAGGGCAAGAGCTCCAATGTCCCCGGCCTCGCCATCATGGCGGAAGCGCTGGGCAAGCCGATCCCCGAAGTCGGCACGACGCGCTTCCGGCCACCCTTCGCGCCGGTGTCGATCGGCTCGCTGGCGGCGGAGCGCTTTGGCGACCTCAGGCCGGAACGGCTGACGCCGATGCATGACTGGCACCTCGCCAATGGCGCGACAATGTATTCCGCCGGCCTCTGGTATCGGCCGATGATCTACGGGCTTTCAGGCGAGACGGTCGAGCAGGCCTATGTGCGCGAAGCCAAGGCGACGCGCGAAAGCGCGGGGATTGTCGATGTCTCGACGCTCGGCAAGATTGCCGTGCAAGGCCCCGACGCCGCCGCATTCCTCGACCGCGTCTACACCAACATGTTTTCGACGTTGGCCGTCGGCAAGGCCCGCTACGGGCTGATGCTGCGCGAGGACGGCTTCGCCTTCGATGACGGCACCACCTGGCGGCTTGGCGAACAGGATTTCCTGATGACCACCACGACGGCCAATGCCGGCAAGGTGATGCAGCATCTGGAATATTTCCTCGACGTCATCTGGCCGGAGCTGAAAGTCCACGTCACCTCGATGACCGATGAATGGGCGGGTGCCGCGATCGGCGGGCCGAAGGCCAGGCAGATCCTCGCGGCCTGCGTCACCGGCACCGCGGTCGACAACGCCACCTTGCCCTTCATGGGCATCGTGCGTGGCGAGATCGCTGGTGTACCGGTGATGATCTGCCGGCTTTCCTTCTCCGGCGAAATGGCCTTCGAGGTCTATTCCGGCGCCGGCCATGGCACCCATGTCTGGGAAGCTTTGATTGAAGCCGGCAAGCCGTTCGGACTGGTCACCTACGGGCTCGAGGCGCTGGGCACGATGCGCATCGAAAAGGGCCATGTCACCGGCGCCGAGATCGACGGCCGCACCACGGCGCGCGACCTGCATCTCGACTGGATGCTGTCGAAGAAGAAGCCCTTCATCGGCTCGGCGATGATGGATCGCGAAGGCCTGATCGCGTCCGACCGCCTGGAACTGGTCGGCCTGATCGCGCTCGACAACCGGCCGCTCAATGGCGGCGCGCACATTGTCGAAGAGCTTGACGAGGCCAATCCGCACGGCTCGATCGGCCACATCACCGCCTGCTGCTATTCGCCGGCGCTCGGCAAGCATATCGCGCTGGCGCTGGTCGAGGGCGGCAAGGCCAGGCACGGCACGCGCGCCCATGTCTCGGATCCCTTGCGCAACCGCTTCGGGCCGGTCGAAATCGTCTCCAACCATTTCTACGATCCGGAAGGGACCCGCATGCATGGTTGA
- a CDS encoding sarcosine oxidase subunit gamma: MVERQSPLESEFHIGSHGNFEHGVEIILTETRPGSIVQLAAWPGEEKTLISAIRTVTGLALPDGAGGGLSDGVKSVFGFAPGKFTVADEAEGLAASFAKAVTPSIGTVTDLSHGRTAIRIAGPKAEWVLAKFFAIDFALPAFPIGAGRSTTHHDVFAQIQRTGADQFDIYVFRSFARSFWKALCHASEEVGYEVQ; the protein is encoded by the coding sequence ATGGTTGAGCGCCAATCCCCGCTTGAGTCGGAGTTTCACATCGGCTCGCACGGCAATTTCGAGCATGGTGTCGAAATCATCCTCACCGAAACGCGGCCGGGCTCGATCGTGCAGCTCGCCGCCTGGCCGGGCGAGGAGAAGACGCTGATATCAGCCATCCGCACCGTCACCGGTCTGGCGCTCCCCGACGGCGCCGGCGGCGGCTTGAGCGACGGCGTGAAATCTGTGTTCGGCTTTGCGCCGGGAAAGTTCACCGTGGCCGACGAGGCCGAAGGGCTGGCCGCTTCCTTTGCCAAGGCGGTGACGCCTTCTATCGGCACGGTGACGGACCTGTCGCATGGCCGCACCGCCATCCGCATCGCCGGGCCGAAGGCCGAATGGGTGCTGGCGAAATTCTTCGCCATCGACTTCGCGTTGCCGGCCTTCCCGATCGGCGCCGGCCGCTCGACCACCCATCACGATGTCTTCGCCCAGATCCAGCGCACCGGCGCCGACCAGTTCGACATCTACGTCTTCCGCTCCTTCGCGCGTTCGTTCTGGAAGGCGCTTTGCCATGCCAGCGAGGAAGTCGGCTACGAAGTGCAATAG
- a CDS encoding VOC family protein — MKPHLVLRVARPTNDLAAVIHFYRDGLGLQELFRFSDHDGFDGVMLGQPGDAYHFEFTHAHGHDAGRAPTADNLVVFYIPDRGAWEAAIRRMKEHGYATVPSFNPYWDRQGVTFEDCDGYRVVLQNADWHAVAQQP; from the coding sequence ATGAAACCTCACCTGGTGCTGCGTGTGGCGCGGCCGACGAACGACCTGGCGGCGGTCATCCACTTCTACCGGGATGGTCTCGGTCTCCAGGAGCTGTTTCGCTTCAGCGACCACGATGGCTTCGACGGCGTCATGCTCGGGCAGCCCGGCGACGCCTATCATTTCGAATTCACCCACGCCCATGGTCACGATGCCGGCAGGGCGCCTACAGCAGACAATCTGGTCGTCTTCTACATACCGGATCGTGGCGCCTGGGAAGCGGCCATCCGGCGCATGAAGGAACACGGCTATGCCACGGTACCGTCCTTCAATCCCTATTGGGACAGGCAGGGCGTCACCTTCGAGGATTGCGACGGCTATCGCGTTGTCCTGCAGAACGCCGACTGGCACGCCGTCGCGCAGCAGCCTTAG
- a CDS encoding sarcosine oxidase subunit beta, with amino-acid sequence MAEYSAFSLLANALKGNKDWKPAWRKPDPKASYDVIIIGGGGHGLATAYYLAKEHGITNVAVLEKGWLGSGNVGRNTTAVRSNYLLPANTRFYEHSMKLWEGLSHELNYNVMFSQRGCLNLAHTPAQFDDYARRGNAMRHLGVDAELMAPAEIKRLIPALDISSDARFPVVGGLMQRRAGTARHDAVAWGYARGADRRGVDIIENCEVTGFLRDGDRVTGVTTSRGDIRAKKVAVAVAGSTGRVMQLAGIETMPIESHVLQAFVTESLKPFIDTVVTFGMGHFYMSQSDKGGLVYGGDIDGYNSYAQRGNLPIVDEVMSEMLALFPGLARVRMLRSWGGVCDMSMDGSPIITTGPLPGMYLNCGWCYGGFKATPASGWTFAWTIAKDEPHDFNAPFTLDRFHRGLVIDDKGQGANPRLH; translated from the coding sequence ATGGCAGAGTACTCGGCCTTTTCGCTGCTCGCGAACGCGCTCAAGGGAAACAAGGACTGGAAGCCGGCCTGGCGCAAGCCCGACCCTAAGGCTTCCTATGATGTCATCATCATCGGTGGCGGCGGCCACGGGCTGGCGACCGCCTACTATCTCGCCAAGGAACACGGCATCACCAATGTGGCGGTGCTGGAAAAGGGCTGGCTCGGCTCCGGCAATGTCGGGCGCAACACCACGGCCGTGCGCTCGAACTATTTGCTGCCGGCCAACACCCGCTTCTACGAGCATTCGATGAAGCTGTGGGAGGGCCTGTCGCACGAACTGAACTACAACGTCATGTTCTCGCAGCGCGGCTGCCTGAACCTGGCGCACACGCCGGCCCAGTTCGACGACTATGCAAGGCGCGGCAACGCCATGCGCCATCTCGGCGTCGACGCCGAACTGATGGCGCCGGCCGAAATCAAGCGCCTGATCCCGGCGCTCGATATTTCCAGCGATGCACGCTTTCCGGTGGTCGGCGGCCTGATGCAGCGGCGCGCCGGCACCGCCCGCCACGATGCGGTCGCCTGGGGTTATGCGCGCGGCGCCGACCGCCGCGGTGTCGACATCATCGAGAATTGCGAGGTCACCGGCTTCCTGCGCGATGGCGACCGCGTCACCGGCGTCACCACCTCACGCGGCGATATCAGGGCCAAAAAGGTGGCGGTGGCCGTGGCCGGCAGCACCGGACGCGTCATGCAACTCGCCGGCATCGAGACGATGCCGATCGAAAGCCACGTGCTGCAGGCCTTCGTGACGGAATCGCTAAAGCCCTTCATCGACACGGTCGTGACCTTCGGCATGGGGCATTTCTACATGTCGCAGTCCGACAAGGGCGGCCTTGTCTATGGCGGCGACATCGACGGCTACAACAGCTACGCCCAGCGCGGCAACCTGCCTATCGTCGACGAGGTGATGAGCGAGATGCTGGCGCTGTTCCCGGGCCTTGCGCGGGTGCGCATGCTGCGCTCGTGGGGCGGCGTCTGCGACATGTCGATGGATGGCTCGCCGATCATCACCACCGGCCCGCTGCCCGGCATGTATCTCAACTGCGGCTGGTGTTATGGCGGCTTCAAGGCGACGCCGGCTTCCGGCTGGACCTTTGCCTGGACCATCGCCAAGGATGAGCCGCACGACTTCAACGCCCCGTTCACCCTCGACCGTTTCCACCGTGGCCTCGTCATCGACGACAAGGGCCAGGGCGCGAACCCCCGACTTCACTAA
- a CDS encoding DMT family transporter translates to MPSTFSFLVAALLAGAIVPFQAGANAMLGRLLGHPLWATFVSLGVSVVLIVPVMIGFRLPVPAVGLALKGPWWIWIGGAAGVAYITAALLLAPKLGAASFIVAVIAGQMVASLLIDHFALMGFAHRPVTVARFAGLALIIGGLVVTQWASTIVPQATQLDFNPTQKGDRK, encoded by the coding sequence ATGCCCAGCACCTTTTCCTTTCTGGTCGCTGCCTTGCTGGCCGGGGCCATCGTCCCCTTCCAGGCAGGGGCGAACGCCATGCTTGGCCGCCTTCTCGGTCATCCGCTCTGGGCAACCTTCGTTTCGCTGGGGGTCAGCGTCGTGCTGATCGTCCCGGTCATGATCGGCTTCAGGCTGCCGGTTCCTGCCGTCGGATTGGCACTCAAAGGTCCATGGTGGATCTGGATCGGCGGCGCGGCAGGCGTGGCCTACATCACCGCCGCGCTGCTTCTGGCGCCGAAACTCGGTGCTGCGAGCTTCATCGTTGCCGTCATCGCCGGCCAGATGGTCGCGTCGCTGCTCATCGATCATTTCGCCTTGATGGGCTTTGCCCATCGGCCGGTGACCGTCGCTCGTTTCGCCGGACTTGCGCTGATCATCGGCGGGCTGGTCGTGACGCAATGGGCAAGCACGATTGTACCGCAGGCAACCCAACTCGACTTCAATCCGACCCAAAAAGGAGACCGCAAATGA
- a CDS encoding sarcosine oxidase subunit delta, translating into MLITCPYCGPRDVIEFTYQGDGNRERPDPASQNFEAWNAYVYDRLNPAGDHNEIWQHSGGCRAHLRVVRNTLTHEISSVAFVRGDHGSAARRKAEDKA; encoded by the coding sequence ATGCTCATCACTTGCCCCTATTGCGGCCCGCGCGACGTCATCGAGTTCACCTATCAAGGTGACGGCAATCGTGAGCGGCCTGACCCGGCCTCGCAGAATTTCGAGGCATGGAACGCCTATGTCTATGACCGGTTGAACCCGGCCGGCGACCACAATGAGATCTGGCAGCATTCCGGCGGTTGCCGCGCGCATCTCAGGGTCGTGCGCAACACACTGACGCATGAGATTTCCAGCGTCGCCTTCGTGCGCGGCGATCATGGCTCGGCCGCGCGCCGCAAGGCGGAGGACAAGGCATGA